The following are encoded in a window of Amycolatopsis lexingtonensis genomic DNA:
- a CDS encoding HPP family protein, with translation MQARDIMSSPVVTVTPDMTVKYAANLLSAHGFTALPVLDDDGRLIGVVTEADLVRDRFPRDARYRPADGTGPDDPPRPPAGTVGGVLTTPAVGMGAGTDVVDLVRVLLEDRIRSMPIVDGAHVVGIVTRRDLVRALARDDEVISADVRHQLSIYGGAARWTVAVHGGEVEVVDAFDDETDRHVATVLAQAVPGVTAVRVSGTSPAG, from the coding sequence ATGCAAGCACGCGACATCATGAGCAGCCCCGTCGTCACCGTGACACCGGACATGACGGTGAAGTACGCCGCGAACCTGTTGTCCGCCCACGGCTTCACCGCGCTCCCGGTCCTCGACGACGACGGCCGGCTCATCGGCGTGGTGACCGAGGCGGACCTCGTGCGGGACCGGTTTCCGCGTGACGCGCGGTACCGCCCGGCCGACGGCACCGGCCCGGACGACCCACCGAGGCCGCCGGCCGGGACGGTCGGCGGGGTGCTGACCACCCCGGCGGTCGGGATGGGCGCGGGCACCGACGTGGTCGACCTCGTCCGCGTCCTGCTCGAAGACCGGATCCGCAGCATGCCGATCGTCGACGGCGCCCACGTCGTCGGCATCGTCACCCGGCGCGACCTCGTCCGGGCGCTCGCCCGCGACGACGAAGTCATTTCGGCCGACGTGCGCCACCAGTTGTCGATCTACGGCGGGGCGGCGCGCTGGACCGTCGCGGTGCACGGCGGCGAGGTCGAGGTCGTGGACGCCTTCGACGACGAAACCGACCGGCACGTCGCGACCGTGCTGGCGCAGGCGGTGCCCGGGGTGACCGCGGTCCGCGTGAGCGGCACCAGCCCGGCCGGCTGA
- a CDS encoding cation-translocating P-type ATPase: MTTRVGAERAGAAEPRPDAREPLARLLRDLRTTTGGLTSREASRRLLARGPNELPANRSRHWPLALLRQVIHPLALLLWVAAGLSWLAGTTSLAYAIVGVIVLNGVLAFVQEQQAERAVDALGAYLPAQASALRDGRPRSVPVRELVPGDVLLIAEGDRVPADVRLVDGLLEVDASMLTGEPGPVTRTADAVDDADRALDSPVLVFSGTACVGGAARGVVHATGRHTEIGRIAALTAGIGHEESPLERQVRRVAWLIAGVALAVGIGFLPLGVAAGLTWPAAFVFAIGLLVANVPEGLLPTITLALAGGVRSMAKSGALVKRLSAVETLGSTTVICTDKTGTLTRNAMHVVEARDPAGERLTGSAPLAETLARCSTADLESRTGDPTELALLEFAATSGVRLDASARDAGRVVLYPFDPRLKMMSTVDGLPAGRRVRDMKGAPEKVVPRCLTALDAAGHEAGLTAPRRARITELVDEMAGRGLRVLAVADGPVPGEVPLTRDAAESGMRLLGLVGLADPPRPEVAGAVAACHSAGITVHVVTGDNGLTAAEIARQVGIRVGRVIDGGELLAMPEAELDAALATGEELVFARVAPEDKLRIADALRHGGAVVAMTGDGVNDAPALRRADIGVAMGAGGTDVAKEAATVVLTDDNFATIVAGVREGRRVYDNVRKFVLYIFAHAVPEVLPFLLFAISGGAIPLPLTVLQILAIDLGTETLPALALGREPAEPGLMDRRPRSRSEGVVSGRMLLRAWGIMGLLSGILVLAAFFAVLYEAGWHYGADVSAGAPLHHAYLQATTASFAAIVFCQLGTAFAARTQRASLRSVGLTTNRLLLAGLAFELAFAAVLIYVPALQPVFGTAALPAWVIALLLPMPLLVWGADELFRWVGRRHTRGVR; this comes from the coding sequence ATGACCACCCGAGTGGGTGCCGAGCGGGCGGGCGCCGCGGAACCGCGGCCGGATGCCCGCGAACCCCTCGCGCGACTGCTGCGCGACCTCCGCACCACCACCGGAGGACTGACTTCGCGGGAAGCGTCCCGCCGGCTGCTGGCCCGGGGCCCGAACGAGCTGCCGGCGAACCGGTCCCGGCACTGGCCGCTCGCCCTGCTGCGTCAGGTGATCCACCCGCTGGCGTTGCTGCTTTGGGTAGCGGCTGGCCTGTCCTGGCTCGCCGGGACCACCAGCCTGGCGTACGCGATCGTCGGCGTGATCGTGCTCAACGGTGTCCTCGCCTTCGTCCAGGAACAGCAGGCCGAGCGGGCCGTCGACGCGCTGGGCGCGTACCTGCCCGCTCAGGCGTCCGCGCTGCGCGATGGCCGGCCGCGATCCGTTCCGGTGCGGGAACTGGTCCCCGGTGACGTCCTGCTGATCGCCGAGGGCGATCGCGTGCCCGCCGACGTGCGGCTCGTCGACGGGCTGCTCGAGGTGGACGCCTCGATGCTGACCGGCGAGCCGGGGCCGGTGACCCGCACCGCGGACGCGGTCGACGACGCCGATCGGGCGCTCGACTCGCCGGTGCTGGTGTTCAGCGGCACCGCCTGCGTCGGCGGTGCCGCCCGCGGCGTGGTCCACGCCACCGGGCGGCACACCGAGATCGGGCGGATCGCTGCGCTGACGGCGGGGATCGGCCACGAGGAGAGCCCGCTGGAACGGCAGGTCCGCCGGGTGGCCTGGCTCATCGCCGGCGTCGCACTCGCCGTCGGGATCGGCTTCCTGCCGCTGGGCGTCGCGGCGGGCCTCACGTGGCCGGCCGCGTTCGTGTTCGCGATCGGCCTGCTGGTGGCGAACGTCCCCGAAGGGCTGTTGCCGACGATCACGCTGGCGCTGGCCGGCGGGGTGCGTTCGATGGCGAAGTCCGGCGCGCTCGTCAAACGGCTGTCGGCGGTGGAGACCCTCGGGTCGACGACGGTGATCTGCACGGACAAGACCGGGACGCTCACCCGCAACGCCATGCACGTCGTGGAGGCGCGTGACCCGGCGGGGGAGCGGCTGACCGGATCCGCGCCGCTGGCCGAAACCCTCGCCCGGTGCAGTACCGCGGATCTCGAATCGCGCACCGGAGACCCCACCGAGCTGGCCCTGCTCGAGTTCGCGGCCACGAGCGGCGTGCGGCTCGACGCGTCCGCAAGGGACGCCGGCCGGGTGGTGCTGTACCCGTTCGACCCCCGGCTCAAGATGATGTCCACAGTGGACGGATTGCCTGCCGGACGCCGCGTGCGCGACATGAAAGGCGCACCCGAGAAGGTCGTTCCCCGCTGCCTGACCGCCCTCGACGCGGCCGGTCACGAGGCCGGCCTGACCGCGCCGCGCCGGGCCCGGATCACCGAGCTGGTGGACGAGATGGCCGGCCGCGGGCTGCGGGTGCTGGCCGTCGCCGACGGACCGGTGCCCGGCGAGGTCCCGCTCACCCGCGACGCGGCCGAATCCGGGATGCGCCTGCTCGGTCTCGTCGGGCTGGCCGACCCGCCCCGTCCGGAAGTCGCCGGCGCCGTCGCGGCGTGCCACTCGGCCGGGATCACCGTGCACGTGGTGACCGGGGACAACGGGCTGACCGCGGCGGAGATCGCGCGCCAGGTGGGGATCCGCGTGGGCCGCGTCATCGACGGCGGCGAACTGCTCGCGATGCCGGAGGCGGAGCTGGACGCGGCGCTGGCGACCGGAGAGGAGCTGGTGTTCGCCCGCGTGGCGCCGGAGGACAAGCTGCGGATCGCCGACGCGCTGCGCCACGGTGGCGCGGTCGTCGCGATGACCGGTGACGGCGTGAACGACGCGCCCGCGCTCCGGCGGGCGGACATCGGCGTCGCGATGGGGGCCGGCGGGACGGACGTCGCCAAGGAGGCGGCGACCGTCGTGCTCACCGACGACAACTTCGCCACGATCGTCGCGGGCGTCCGCGAAGGCCGCCGGGTCTACGACAACGTCCGCAAGTTCGTGCTGTACATCTTCGCGCACGCCGTCCCCGAAGTGCTGCCGTTCCTGTTGTTCGCGATCTCGGGCGGCGCGATCCCGCTGCCGCTGACCGTGCTGCAGATCCTGGCGATCGACCTCGGCACCGAAACCCTGCCCGCACTCGCCCTCGGGCGTGAGCCGGCCGAGCCCGGCTTGATGGACCGGCGTCCCCGCAGCCGGTCCGAGGGTGTCGTCTCCGGGCGGATGCTCCTGCGCGCCTGGGGAATCATGGGCCTGCTCTCGGGAATCCTGGTGCTGGCCGCCTTCTTCGCGGTCCTGTACGAGGCGGGCTGGCACTACGGCGCCGACGTCTCGGCCGGCGCGCCGCTGCACCACGCCTACCTGCAGGCCACCACGGCGAGTTTCGCCGCGATCGTGTTCTGCCAGCTCGGTACCGCGTTCGCCGCGCGTACCCAGCGGGCGTCGCTGCGTTCGGTCGGGCTCACCACGAACCGGTTGCTGCTGGCCGGCCTGGCCTTCGAGCTGGCGTTCGCCGCGGTCCTGATCTACGTCCCGGCGCTGCAGCCGGTGTTCGGCACCGCCGCGCTGCCCGCCTGGGTGATCGCGCTGCTGCTGCCGATGCCGCTGCTCGTGTGGGGCGCCGACGAGCTGTTCCGCTGGGTGGGTCGCCGGCACACCAGGGGCGTCCGATGA
- a CDS encoding aldo/keto reductase family oxidoreductase, producing MNNASPAAPLPGGTWSLGELTVTRFGYGAMQLAGPGVMGPPADHDGALAVLREAVELGITHIDTSNAYGPGVTNRLIREALHPYPDSLHIVTKVGATRDEQGGWPPARRPDDLRRAVRENLETLGVERLDLVNLRLGNALGPQPGSLAEAFETLAELQRQGLIRHLGVSNATAEQIAEAQTIAPIVCVQNLYNLAYRHDDELIDELAGKGIAYVPFFPLGGFSPLQSSALSAVASRLDTAPMSVALAWLLHRAPNILLIPGTSSVAHLTENVAGAGLQLSGEELAELDKIGR from the coding sequence ATGAACAACGCATCCCCCGCTGCACCGCTGCCCGGCGGCACCTGGTCTCTCGGCGAGCTGACGGTCACCCGGTTCGGTTACGGCGCCATGCAGCTGGCCGGCCCCGGCGTCATGGGCCCGCCTGCCGACCACGACGGCGCACTCGCGGTGCTGCGCGAAGCCGTCGAGCTCGGCATCACCCACATCGACACCAGCAACGCCTACGGGCCAGGCGTCACCAACCGGCTGATCCGCGAAGCACTGCACCCCTACCCGGACTCGCTGCACATCGTGACCAAGGTCGGCGCGACCCGCGACGAGCAGGGTGGCTGGCCCCCGGCCCGGCGGCCCGACGACCTGCGCCGCGCGGTGCGCGAAAACCTGGAGACCCTCGGCGTCGAGCGGCTCGACCTGGTCAACCTCCGGCTCGGCAATGCCCTCGGCCCGCAGCCCGGTTCGCTCGCCGAGGCGTTCGAAACGCTCGCCGAGCTGCAGCGGCAAGGCCTGATCCGGCACTTGGGAGTCAGCAACGCGACGGCGGAGCAGATCGCCGAAGCCCAGACGATCGCGCCGATCGTGTGCGTGCAGAACCTGTACAACCTCGCCTACCGCCACGACGACGAACTGATCGACGAACTCGCCGGCAAGGGCATCGCCTACGTGCCCTTCTTCCCGCTCGGCGGCTTCAGCCCGCTGCAGTCCTCGGCGTTGTCGGCCGTCGCGTCGCGACTGGACACGGCACCGATGTCGGTCGCCCTGGCCTGGCTGCTGCACCGGGCGCCGAACATCCTGCTCATCCCCGGCACCTCCTCGGTGGCGCACCTGACCGAGAACGTCGCCGGCGCCGGACTTCAGCTTTCCGGCGAAGAACTCGCCGAGCTCGACAAGATCGGCCGCTGA
- a CDS encoding LysR family transcriptional regulator, which yields MDTADTLETRELRYFVAVAEELHFGRAAERLGMAQPPLSRAIQQLERRLGVSLLKRDRRGVSLTGAGEMLLHEGRAALDATAAAARRTRRAGAAATADGSRDRLVLAVKAGAFHELLHKLLDAYAAEPGAAEIEVLPSGMCEQEGMLRDGRADVALMHAPFNSLAGFDSEELMTEGQIAILPAGHPLAARKTLSLAEVGDVPDLPLARWPRHGGYPPGPGPEIHDQTQLAQLIALGRTVAVLPDSARTWLWAEHAAVPLRDAPPVVTHIAWPAHSRSPALASLVRTASRL from the coding sequence ATGGACACCGCGGACACCCTGGAGACCCGTGAGCTGAGGTACTTCGTGGCCGTCGCCGAGGAACTGCATTTCGGCCGTGCGGCGGAGCGCCTCGGCATGGCCCAGCCGCCGCTGTCCCGGGCGATCCAGCAGCTGGAGCGGCGGCTCGGGGTGTCCCTGCTGAAGCGTGACCGCCGTGGCGTCTCGCTGACCGGAGCCGGGGAGATGCTGCTGCACGAGGGCCGCGCGGCTCTCGACGCGACCGCGGCCGCGGCTCGCCGCACCCGCCGTGCCGGCGCCGCCGCCACGGCGGACGGCTCCCGCGACCGCCTGGTGCTGGCGGTGAAGGCCGGCGCGTTCCACGAACTGCTGCACAAGCTCCTCGACGCCTACGCGGCCGAACCGGGCGCCGCCGAGATCGAGGTCCTCCCGAGCGGCATGTGCGAACAAGAAGGGATGCTGCGTGACGGCCGCGCCGACGTCGCGCTCATGCACGCGCCGTTCAATTCCCTCGCCGGCTTCGACAGCGAGGAACTGATGACCGAGGGGCAGATCGCCATCCTCCCCGCGGGACACCCCCTCGCCGCGCGCAAGACGTTGTCGCTGGCCGAGGTCGGCGACGTCCCCGACCTCCCCCTCGCCCGCTGGCCCCGCCACGGCGGTTACCCGCCCGGCCCGGGACCCGAGATCCACGACCAGACGCAGCTGGCCCAGCTGATCGCACTCGGCCGCACCGTGGCCGTCCTGCCCGACTCGGCCCGCACCTGGCTGTGGGCCGAGCACGCCGCCGTCCCCTTGCGCGACGCACCTCCTGTCGTCACCCACATCGCCTGGCCCGCGCACAGCCGTTCCCCGGCCCTGGCGAGCCTGGTCCGCACGGCCTCGCGCCTGTGA
- a CDS encoding SDR family oxidoreductase has protein sequence MGKHDGKRALVTGGSTGIGLAIARLLAAEGARVVVTGRDEAALGKASAEGLVAVRSDVTVQADIDALAGEVEEAFGQLDAVFLNAGTTAVTPFEATTEQVYDAIFAANTKGPFFTLQRLTPLLAEGCGVVLTTSVSDVLGQQDHSVYSASKAALRSFARTWARDLLPRGVRVNAVSPGPIDTGILRRTLPAEVAEEMKAGFAARIPMLRIGEPEEVARAALFLAFDATYTTGAELVVDGGGTQL, from the coding sequence ATGGGAAAGCACGACGGAAAACGCGCTCTGGTCACCGGCGGCAGCACCGGAATCGGCTTGGCGATCGCGCGCCTGCTGGCCGCCGAAGGCGCTCGGGTGGTGGTCACGGGACGCGACGAAGCCGCGCTCGGAAAGGCGAGCGCGGAGGGGCTGGTCGCGGTGCGCAGCGACGTCACCGTGCAAGCCGACATCGACGCCCTCGCGGGCGAGGTCGAGGAGGCCTTCGGCCAGCTGGACGCGGTGTTCCTGAACGCGGGCACCACTGCCGTGACGCCGTTCGAGGCGACGACCGAGCAGGTGTACGACGCCATCTTCGCGGCCAACACCAAGGGCCCCTTCTTCACGTTGCAGCGGCTGACCCCGCTGCTCGCCGAGGGCTGCGGCGTAGTGCTGACCACCTCGGTTTCGGACGTGCTGGGGCAGCAGGACCACAGCGTCTACTCGGCGAGCAAGGCGGCCCTGCGGTCGTTCGCGCGGACCTGGGCGCGCGACCTGCTGCCGCGCGGGGTACGGGTCAACGCGGTGAGCCCCGGGCCGATCGACACGGGCATCCTGCGCAGAACCCTGCCCGCCGAAGTCGCGGAAGAAATGAAGGCGGGATTCGCCGCCCGGATTCCCATGCTGCGCATCGGGGAACCGGAAGAGGTCGCGCGTGCCGCCCTTTTCCTCGCGTTCGACGCGACCTACACCACCGGCGCCGAGCTCGTGGTGGACGGCGGCGGAACCCAGCTGTGA
- a CDS encoding STAS domain-containing protein, translated as MRISALAGRRRHDLAAEPLVLIMFGPHGTPSLPSGLTLSEELIGRTAILALDGEFDLYTAPEVDRALDLILRRAPRRLVVDLSQVSFLNSAGLEVLLACHRRAAPRTDLRIVATTRSTWRPLQIARLHETLVIHTSRAAAVAAPVSRDPRAWLP; from the coding sequence ATGAGAATCAGCGCGCTGGCCGGCCGTCGTCGTCACGACCTCGCAGCGGAACCGTTGGTGCTGATCATGTTCGGCCCGCACGGGACACCGTCGCTCCCGTCCGGGCTGACGCTGTCGGAGGAGCTGATCGGCCGCACCGCGATCCTGGCCCTGGACGGCGAGTTCGACCTGTACACCGCACCCGAGGTCGACCGGGCCCTCGACCTGATCCTGCGCCGGGCCCCGCGGCGGCTGGTGGTGGACCTTTCGCAGGTCAGTTTCCTGAATTCGGCGGGACTCGAGGTGCTGCTCGCCTGCCACCGGCGCGCCGCTCCGCGGACTGATCTGCGCATCGTCGCGACGACGCGATCGACGTGGCGGCCGCTGCAAATCGCCCGGTTGCACGAAACCCTGGTGATCCACACCTCGCGCGCGGCCGCCGTCGCCGCCCCGGTGTCCAGGGATCCGCGCGCCTGGTTGCCGTGA
- a CDS encoding LysR family transcriptional regulator yields MRVPGSDLDLRLVGYFTVVAEHANFARAAAVLRVAQPSLSRQIQRLEHHLGVRLFDRTPQGSRLTDAGRAFLPRAQALLQAAQQAEATARDAGAPREFTIGYAEDLVITHAVRRLRHRHPTVHIRTRHLAWNDAHALADRRVDALVARAPLPFPADRLRLTELWAEPRVLVVSTSHRLAGKESVAFDDLRDEVLPQCPSAVPEWSDFARLEPRPDGAAARNAPPGYESFEDKLDLVAEEDAVLILAAGDRRPRLRPDLTTVPIEDIEPARVVLAARAGDDNPLITDFRNTWAADAPAPAPRGH; encoded by the coding sequence GTGCGTGTTCCTGGATCGGATCTCGACCTCCGGCTGGTCGGGTACTTCACGGTCGTCGCCGAGCACGCCAACTTCGCCCGCGCCGCCGCGGTGCTGCGCGTCGCGCAACCGTCACTGAGCCGTCAGATCCAGCGCCTCGAGCACCACCTGGGCGTGCGCCTGTTCGACCGCACCCCCCAGGGCAGCCGGCTCACGGACGCCGGCCGCGCTTTCCTGCCCCGGGCTCAGGCGCTGCTCCAGGCCGCCCAGCAAGCCGAGGCCACCGCCCGCGACGCCGGCGCGCCGCGCGAGTTCACCATCGGGTACGCCGAGGACCTGGTGATCACCCACGCCGTCCGCCGGCTGCGGCACCGGCATCCCACGGTGCACATCCGTACTCGCCACCTGGCCTGGAACGACGCCCACGCCCTCGCCGACCGTCGAGTGGACGCCCTGGTGGCCCGTGCCCCCCTGCCCTTCCCCGCCGACCGCCTGCGCCTGACCGAGCTGTGGGCCGAACCGCGGGTCCTGGTCGTTTCGACGAGCCACCGCCTGGCGGGAAAGGAGTCGGTGGCTTTCGACGACCTCCGCGACGAAGTCCTCCCCCAATGCCCGAGCGCCGTCCCGGAGTGGAGCGACTTCGCCCGCCTCGAGCCCCGTCCGGACGGCGCTGCGGCCCGGAACGCGCCGCCCGGCTACGAATCGTTCGAGGACAAGCTCGACCTCGTCGCCGAGGAGGACGCGGTGTTGATCCTGGCCGCCGGCGACCGGCGGCCCCGGCTGCGCCCCGACCTGACCACCGTGCCCATCGAAGACATCGAGCCGGCCCGGGTCGTCCTGGCCGCCCGCGCGGGCGATGACAACCCCCTGATCACCGATTTCCGGAACACCTGGGCCGCCGACGCACCTGCTCCGGCTCCTCGGGGGCATTGA
- a CDS encoding phosphoketolase → MHQTTTSTGTTTTASAYEEHERDLDLRWWAAANYLTVAQIYLQDNPLLREPLSVEDIKPRLLGHWGTSPGLSMIYTLLNRLIRDTGADCVYVAGPGHGGPALLANAYLEGTYGEAYPAVSADIVGLTRLVRQFSTPGGVPSHVGVQTPGSIHEGGELGYSLAHAAGAAFDHPDLIVACVVGDGEAETGPLAGSWKIPAFLNARRDGAVLPILHLNGYKIAGPTVLGRADDTDVLGLLTAQGWDPVLVAGDDPAAVFTDLHRVLTAAHDRIRDNQRQARTGVAEPFRPVRWPAIVLRTPKGWTGPEVVDGVAVEGTFRAHQVPLTLVREDVGHFRLLERWLRSYAPETLFDATGRLVPELRALAPEGDKRMSASPYANGGRLLHRLDVPALAPYAVTVPSPGVVHHGNTRPFGELLRDVYRASTRESDGGGTFRLFCPDETASNRLGAVFEATDRCLQAPILTTDDHVSPEGRVMEVLSEHLCQGWLEGYLLSGRHGVFATYEAFAMVSASMLIQHAKWLQHAADLPWRRSVASLNVLLTSTCWRNDNNGFSHQGPGLIDIAIPLAPAVVRLWFPPDANTTLSVAEQCLRSRDHVNLIVADKQEHLQYLDIEEAAAHCAAGASTWDWAGTETTGGEPDIVLAAAGDVPTLEVLAAARLLRDYVPYLRVRVVNVVDLMGLLPPADHPHGFGERKFERLFSATTDVVFAFHGYPRAVHQLLHGRPGPGRFHVRGYTEQGTTTTPFDMVVLNRMSRYHLALEALRRSARVPEGGVALAGHCQAMLTRHHGYIREHFEDMPEIRGWTWAG, encoded by the coding sequence ATGCACCAGACCACGACCTCGACCGGCACCACGACCACGGCTTCGGCGTACGAGGAGCACGAGCGGGACCTGGACCTGAGGTGGTGGGCCGCGGCGAACTACCTGACCGTCGCCCAGATCTACCTGCAGGACAACCCGCTGCTGCGCGAACCCCTCTCGGTGGAGGACATCAAGCCGCGCCTGCTCGGCCACTGGGGCACCAGCCCCGGGCTGTCGATGATCTACACCCTGCTCAACCGGCTCATCCGCGACACCGGCGCCGACTGCGTCTACGTCGCCGGACCCGGCCACGGCGGACCGGCCCTGCTCGCGAACGCCTACCTCGAAGGCACCTACGGCGAGGCGTACCCCGCCGTCTCCGCCGACATCGTCGGGCTGACCCGGCTGGTACGGCAGTTCTCCACGCCCGGGGGCGTGCCGAGCCACGTCGGAGTCCAGACGCCCGGGAGCATCCACGAGGGCGGCGAGCTCGGCTACTCCCTGGCCCATGCCGCCGGCGCCGCGTTCGACCACCCTGACCTGATCGTGGCCTGCGTGGTCGGGGACGGTGAGGCGGAGACCGGCCCGCTGGCGGGGTCCTGGAAGATCCCCGCCTTCCTCAACGCCCGCCGCGACGGTGCCGTGCTGCCGATCCTGCACCTCAACGGGTACAAGATCGCCGGGCCCACCGTGCTCGGCCGGGCCGACGACACCGACGTGCTCGGGTTGCTGACGGCGCAGGGCTGGGACCCGGTCCTCGTGGCCGGGGACGACCCCGCCGCGGTGTTCACCGACCTGCACCGCGTCCTCACCGCCGCTCACGACCGGATCCGCGACAACCAGCGGCAGGCCCGCACCGGCGTGGCCGAGCCGTTCCGCCCGGTCCGCTGGCCGGCCATCGTCCTCCGGACGCCGAAGGGCTGGACCGGCCCGGAGGTCGTCGACGGCGTCGCCGTCGAAGGCACGTTCCGGGCGCACCAGGTGCCGCTGACCCTGGTCCGGGAGGACGTCGGACACTTCCGGCTGCTGGAGCGGTGGCTGCGGTCCTACGCGCCGGAAACCCTGTTCGACGCCACCGGACGGCTCGTCCCGGAACTGCGAGCGCTTGCCCCCGAAGGTGACAAGCGGATGTCCGCCAGCCCGTACGCCAACGGCGGCAGGCTGCTGCACCGGCTCGACGTCCCCGCCCTGGCCCCGTATGCCGTCACCGTGCCGTCGCCCGGTGTCGTGCACCACGGCAACACCCGTCCGTTCGGTGAGCTGCTGCGCGACGTCTACCGCGCCAGCACCCGGGAATCCGACGGCGGCGGCACGTTCCGCCTGTTCTGCCCGGACGAAACGGCCAGCAACCGGCTCGGCGCCGTCTTCGAGGCCACCGACCGCTGCCTGCAGGCGCCGATCCTCACCACCGACGACCACGTCTCACCCGAGGGCCGCGTCATGGAGGTGCTCTCGGAACACCTGTGCCAGGGCTGGCTCGAGGGCTACCTGCTTTCGGGTCGCCACGGCGTGTTCGCGACCTACGAAGCGTTCGCGATGGTCTCGGCCTCCATGCTGATCCAGCACGCCAAGTGGCTGCAGCACGCCGCGGACCTGCCCTGGCGCCGCTCGGTCGCGTCGCTCAACGTCCTGTTGACCTCGACCTGCTGGCGCAACGACAACAACGGTTTCTCGCACCAGGGGCCGGGCCTGATCGACATCGCCATCCCGCTCGCGCCCGCTGTCGTGCGCCTCTGGTTCCCGCCGGACGCCAACACCACCCTGTCGGTGGCGGAGCAGTGCCTGCGCAGCCGCGACCACGTCAACCTGATCGTCGCGGACAAGCAGGAGCACCTGCAGTACCTCGACATCGAGGAAGCGGCCGCCCACTGCGCCGCGGGAGCGTCGACCTGGGACTGGGCCGGCACCGAGACGACCGGCGGCGAACCCGACATCGTGCTCGCCGCCGCCGGTGACGTGCCGACGCTGGAGGTCCTGGCCGCGGCCCGGCTGCTCCGCGACTACGTCCCGTACCTGCGGGTGCGGGTGGTCAACGTGGTCGACCTGATGGGCCTGCTCCCGCCCGCCGACCACCCGCACGGGTTCGGCGAGCGGAAGTTCGAGCGGCTGTTCAGCGCCACCACCGACGTCGTGTTCGCCTTCCACGGCTACCCCCGGGCCGTGCACCAGCTGCTGCACGGCCGCCCCGGGCCGGGCCGGTTCCACGTCCGCGGTTACACCGAGCAGGGCACCACCACCACGCCGTTCGACATGGTCGTGCTCAACCGGATGAGCCGCTACCACCTCGCCCTCGAAGCACTGCGCAGGTCCGCCCGGGTCCCCGAAGGCGGCGTGGCACTGGCCGGGCACTGCCAGGCCATGCTGACCCGCCACCACGGCTACATTCGTGAACACTTCGAGGACATGCCGGAAATCCGCGGCTGGACCTGGGCCGGCTGA
- a CDS encoding SCO6745 family protein, producing the protein MIEAARRTWRLLEPYHGMIYFAPEAAAAYEKLGLTGRAGYFASRSAALGAVPAPVVVATFYNFNPVLVRTSITAAWSTTDPEAVLAARYAAADRALRDTLGEAIGSPEMRRAAALAREAAETVAGDVIGRPLFAAHAALPWPTEPHLVLWHAQTLLREYRGDAHIAALLTAGLDGIEALVTHAASGAVPAETLRTSRSWSEVDWSRAAAGLRERGWLTGDADPAFTPAGAARRAEIEKATDENSVTPYAHIGEAACTELRSLVRPFSRALAARLMPWVLARQE; encoded by the coding sequence GTGATCGAAGCGGCGCGCCGGACCTGGCGACTTCTCGAGCCCTACCACGGAATGATCTACTTCGCCCCGGAAGCCGCCGCCGCGTACGAGAAGCTCGGCCTCACCGGCCGCGCCGGCTATTTCGCGTCGAGGTCGGCGGCGCTCGGCGCGGTCCCGGCGCCGGTCGTGGTCGCGACCTTCTACAACTTCAACCCGGTCCTCGTCCGGACGTCGATCACCGCCGCCTGGTCCACCACCGACCCGGAAGCCGTCCTGGCCGCGCGGTACGCCGCGGCCGACCGGGCGTTGCGCGACACCCTGGGCGAGGCGATCGGCTCGCCGGAGATGCGGCGGGCCGCCGCTCTGGCGCGCGAGGCCGCCGAGACGGTCGCCGGCGATGTCATCGGCCGGCCCCTTTTCGCCGCCCACGCGGCCTTGCCGTGGCCCACCGAGCCCCATCTGGTCCTGTGGCACGCGCAGACCCTGCTCCGGGAGTACCGCGGCGACGCGCACATCGCGGCTCTGCTGACGGCCGGGCTGGACGGCATCGAAGCCCTCGTCACGCACGCCGCTTCCGGCGCCGTTCCCGCCGAGACGTTGCGCACCTCCCGGTCGTGGTCCGAAGTGGACTGGAGCCGGGCCGCCGCCGGCCTCCGTGAGCGAGGCTGGCTCACCGGCGACGCCGACCCGGCGTTCACGCCCGCGGGCGCGGCCCGCCGAGCGGAAATCGAAAAAGCGACCGACGAGAACAGCGTGACTCCCTACGCGCACATCGGCGAGGCCGCCTGCACCGAACTGCGGTCACTGGTCCGCCCGTTCAGCCGGGCGCTCGCCGCGAGACTCATGCCGTGGGTGCTCGCGAGGCAGGAATGA